The proteins below come from a single Effusibacillus pohliae DSM 22757 genomic window:
- a CDS encoding dihydroorotase, protein MYDLVIKGNAVLPDQVLYDAVLAVTNGKIAGVFSKDETVTGKEMVDATGQYILPGAIDAHVHCYSSLAEGFTKASQAAAAGGVTTIIEMPYDASGMICTEEAFYEKLNRLQNQSIVDVALLATIKKEGGLDEIPRLAKAGACGFKVSMFNTDPVRFPRIDDGHLFEAFSIIAETGCPVGVHAEVDEIVRRNLIRFRDMGAKDPRVHCWSRPKVAESAAALTVMELAYWTGVKAHLYHTTVPRIFEFVEYYRSQGARITAETCTHYLTLHEEDMLRLHAKGKINPPLRSAEDVKQLWSLVAHGSVDIITSDHAPWTMDKKSHEDIFQNASGAPGVETLLPILFSEGVAKGRITILDLVRLLSEKPASIFGLDYCKGKIAEGMDADLVILDPNQSYILQEENLHSSAGWSPYHGWRVKGKISSTFLRGRQIFGEGILGFPGYGRFVPAKHL, encoded by the coding sequence TTGGCAGTAACCAACGGGAAAATTGCCGGCGTTTTTTCAAAAGACGAAACGGTAACGGGCAAGGAAATGGTGGATGCGACGGGACAATATATACTGCCCGGTGCAATTGATGCGCACGTGCATTGCTATAGTTCCCTTGCGGAAGGATTTACGAAAGCCAGTCAGGCCGCCGCCGCCGGTGGAGTGACTACCATCATCGAAATGCCCTACGACGCTTCGGGCATGATTTGCACCGAGGAAGCCTTTTATGAAAAATTGAATCGTTTACAAAATCAATCGATCGTCGATGTGGCGTTGTTGGCTACCATCAAAAAAGAAGGAGGGTTGGATGAGATTCCGCGATTGGCAAAAGCGGGGGCATGCGGTTTTAAAGTTTCCATGTTCAATACCGACCCTGTCCGGTTTCCGCGGATCGACGACGGACACTTGTTCGAGGCATTTTCTATAATTGCGGAAACGGGTTGTCCGGTCGGGGTACATGCCGAAGTGGACGAGATCGTCAGACGGAATCTCATAAGGTTTCGGGATATGGGAGCCAAAGACCCTCGGGTACACTGTTGGAGTCGACCGAAAGTGGCCGAGTCGGCCGCAGCTCTAACCGTAATGGAACTGGCTTACTGGACGGGTGTTAAGGCGCATCTGTATCATACCACGGTTCCGCGCATCTTTGAGTTTGTTGAGTATTATCGCTCGCAAGGGGCTCGCATTACTGCCGAAACGTGCACACATTATCTGACTTTGCATGAGGAGGACATGCTTCGCCTTCACGCGAAGGGAAAAATCAATCCGCCTTTGCGGTCAGCGGAAGATGTCAAACAACTGTGGAGTCTGGTTGCCCACGGCTCAGTCGACATTATTACGTCCGATCATGCTCCGTGGACGATGGATAAAAAATCGCACGAAGATATATTTCAAAATGCTTCCGGGGCACCGGGAGTGGAAACGCTATTGCCGATTCTGTTCAGTGAAGGGGTGGCCAAGGGCAGAATCACCATCCTTGATCTGGTGCGTCTGCTGTCTGAAAAACCCGCATCCATTTTCGGCTTGGACTACTGCAAAGGAAAAATCGCAGAGGGTATGGACGCCGATCTTGTGATTCTGGATCCCAACCAAAGCTACATCTTGCAGGAGGAAAATTTGCACTCCAGTGCGGGATGGAGCCCTTATCACGGTTGGCGCGTGAAAGGAAAGATTAGTAGCACATTTCTGCGTGGAAGACAAATTTTTGGTGAAGGAATCTTGGGATTTCCAGGATACGGCCGGTTCGTTCCGGCAAAACATCTTTGA